In a single window of the Dreissena polymorpha isolate Duluth1 chromosome 3, UMN_Dpol_1.0, whole genome shotgun sequence genome:
- the LOC127875250 gene encoding uncharacterized protein LOC127875250, with product MKRNDQIAPGGKLPHWSHCTETGLDRVHEESCFGKKRPSDLNGLLRKPNTHSITAYIHDSKPSKNEISYGTVPDSANPALNQIARYMEAENIKRQLGERRAQECYTAASIQEYNEAWPKPSKIPAQFQDDRHFAANRVRSQYVAEVRECYSYISEQYDPVLRDRDLDNRRQSLLEKKMIENENKQAEMRREAELDLARQELLHKKELEKFKKRRKKKHSESGLTAVLSNESQAVMKYDETSVDGIDSVAHFSPCTGKQVVKHNDVNKGLYKKHEAQENNDDTINIKVEKYANAKNALNKNPDVCGYENDMIRKLDGNEVRFKKAYYKSPDVQGYKNEMIIKIDAVDDCLEKADNNNQYEHVNKNDVTRMFDVKKAFKESENMVDYENDIVRKLVANICDIKKDEKINAKESEVRNDALNKIEVHRNNVNESVVNTKIDTSEIAAAPLCGNPDWTPESMIQRIRRLNLKYPMGHNGTKTEPATPKCDKPETTSYANTEPAPPKCDKPETRSYNRARRYKFIESGPAFDFVKNCNYVPTPPACKPKEDLVSVAKNDTDCIADNTIQRIKDDLKAKGETELRNAEMRKGYGGISYMIDTNTFCPSTSRREITRAHEEVVTGQFRKHEKPAVMSWNATTAKMKVGFKSKIRKEQDQTSGDKT from the exons ATGAAACG GAATGACCAAATCGCGCCGGGTGGAAAACTACCGCACTGGAGTCATTGCACAGAGACCGGGCTTGACAGAGTGCACGAGGAATCATGCTTTGGCAAAAAAAGACCTAGCGACCTCAACGGATTATTGAGAAAGCCGAATACGCACAGTATTACCGCATATATTCATG ATTCAAAACCAAGCAAAAATGAAATCTCATATGGGACAGTTCCCGACAGCGCCAATCCCGCTTTGAACCAGATTGCGAGATATATGGAAGCTGAAAACATCAAACGCCAGCTCGGTGAAAGAAGAGCACAGGAATGCTACACGGCGGCCTCTATCCAGGAATATAATGAGGCCTGGCCGAAGCCAAGTAAAATACCTGCACAGTTTCAAGATGACCGCCACTTCGCGGCAAACCGTGTCCGTAGCCAATACGTGGCCGAAGTGAGGGAATGCTATTCTTACATCTCCGAACAGTATGACCCTGTTTTACGTGATAGAGATCTAGATAATAGACGCCAGAGTCTGCTTGAAAAGAAGATGATAGAAAACGAAAATAAACAAGCTGAAATGAGAAGGGAAGCGGAGTTGGATTTAGCGAGACAGGAGTTGCTGCATAAAAAAGAACTCGAAAAATTCAAGAAAAGACGTAAGAAGAAACACTCTGAAAGCGGCCTCACCGCAGTGCTTTCAAATGAGAGCCAAGCTGTGATGAAATATGACGAAACGAGTGTTGATGGGATCGATTCAGTTGCCCATTTCTCGCCTTGCACAGGAAAACAAGTGGTTAAACATAATGATGTAAATAAAGGTCTTTATAAGAAACATGAAGCGCAAGAAAACAACGACGATACTATAAACATAAAGGTGGAGAAATATGCAAATGCGAAGAATGCCTTAAACAAAAACCCAGACGTGTGCGGATATGAAAACGACATGATCAGAAAACTAGATGGAAACGAAGTAAGATTTAAGAAAGCCTATTACAAAAGTCCTGACGTGCAGGGATATAAGAACGAGATGATCATAAAAATAGATGCTGTAGATGATTGCTTGGAGAAAGCCGATAACAATAACCAATACGAGCATGTTAATAAAAACGATGTTACCAGGATGTTTGATGTGAAAAAAGCCTTTAAAGAAAGCGAAAACATGGTGGATTATGAAAACGATATTGTCAGAAAACTTGTTGCAAATATATGCGATATAAAGAAAGATGAAAAGATTAATGCGAAAGAAAGTGAAGTGAGAAATGACGCTTTAAACAAAATAGAGGTTCATAGAAATAATGTAAATGAAAGTGTAGTTAATACAAAAATTGACACAAGTGAGATTGCTGCTGCTCCTCTTTGTGGGAATCCGGACTGGACACCGGAGTCTATGATCCAACGCATTAGGAGGTTAAATCTGAAATACCCCATGGGTCACAATGGCACGAAAACCGAACCAGCTACGCCAAAGTGCGATAAACCGGAAACAACAAGCTACGCCAATACCGAACCAGCTCCGCCAAAATGCGATAAACCCGAAACAAGAAGCTACAATAGGGCAAGAAGATATAAATTTATTGAAAGCGGACCTGCATTCGATTTTGTGAAGAATTGCAACTATGTACCAACCCCACCGGCGTGCAAACCAAAGGAAGATTTAGTGTCAGTTGCTAAAAATGATACTGACTGTATTGCAGACAACACCATTCAGCGAATTAAAGATGACCTGAAAGCCAAAGGCGAAACAGAGCTCAGGAATGCTGAAATGAGGAAGGGCTATGGTGGCATTTCTTACATGATTGACACGAACACGTTTTGCCCTTCGACCAGCAGACGCGAGATCACACGAGCCCACGAAGAGGTCGTGACAGGACAGTTCCGGAAACACGAGAAACCAGCCGTCATGAGCTGGAATGCTACCACCGCCAAGATGAAGGTCGGATTCAAGTCTAAAATAAGGAAAGAGCAGGACCAAACTTCCGGCGATAAAACCTGA